One stretch of Solenopsis invicta isolate M01_SB chromosome 16, UNIL_Sinv_3.0, whole genome shotgun sequence DNA includes these proteins:
- the LOC105206979 gene encoding odorant receptor 63a isoform X2 has product MLSNFVREYNINRVLLLTIGFWPFQSKHIKNLLWTSFFLLEISFCPWQILLLYNNSNDTKMIFEGCYQFILSVNFIGRQMNHLWNSDKCYTLNRLHTCYNQFRYLYKAIDEHWDIFTNDVEIQILNDYAKLSRKVTKYYAMLLYIMMVIFLAIPLTSPLLDIVMPLNESRPRFFAFVIDFKDKNEYFLPTSCYITAIGIVATNVMVSSDTTHIMCILHVCSLFAAISTQVENIIPKDNNIKINKREYEMGLDSSNEKITYQTYIKCLKKYQLALEFVDKLDSCNTTISLITLISVIGVISSAGIQIVFVKNHLNDLIKPLVILMGSLGCLMILCYSGQILTNESQNIFYRAYAAEWYKFSPRLKCVLIMMLYKSNVPRGLKAGKMIPLSISTYETVVRTAVSYFTTFLSFQKFN; this is encoded by the exons atgttatcaaattttGTAAGAGAGTACAATATCAACCGGGTACTTTTGTTGACCATAGGTTTTTGGCCGTTTCAAAGcaaacacataaaaaatttgttgtggACTTCTTTCTTCCTGCTCGAAATAAGTTTCTGTCCGTGGCAG ATATTATTGTTGTACAATAATTCGaacgatacaaaaatgattttcgAAGGTTGTTATCAATTTATCCTCTCAGTCAATTTTATCGGAAGACAGATGAATCATTTGTGGAATAGCGACAAG tgttACACATTAAATCGTCTCCATACTTGTTACAATCAGTTTCGATACTTATATAAAGCTATTGACGAGCATTGGGATATATTTACAAATGATGTGgaaattcaaattttgaatGACTATGCCAAGTTGTCgcgaaaagttacaaaatattacgcTA TGTTACTGTATATCATGATGGTGATATTTCTAGCAATACCGTTAACTTCGCCGCTTCTAGATATCGTAATGCCTTTAAACGAATCACGTCCGCGATTCTTTGCATTTGTAATTgatttcaaagataaaaatgagTATTTTCTACCAACTTCTTGTTACATTACCGCAATAGGCATAGTGGCTACAAATGTCATGGTGAGCAGTGATACGACGCATATCATGTGCATCCTTCATGTTTGCAGTCTGTTTGCTGCCATCAG CACACAAGTTGAAAACATAATTCCAAAagataataatatcaaaataaataaacgtgaATACGAAATGGGTCTTGATTCAtcaaatgaaaaaataacataccaaacatacataaaatgtttaaaaaaatatcagctTGCTCTAGA ATTTGTTGATAAGTTAGACTCATGTAACAcaacaatttcattaattactttaatatctgtTATTGGAGTTATAAGTTCGGCTGGAATCCAG aTTGTCTTCGTAAAGAATCATCTGAACGATTTGATAAAACCTTTAGTTATTTTGATGGGTTCGTTAGGGTGTCTAATGATTTTATGCTATTCTGgtcaaatattaacaaatgaaagtcaaaatatattttatcgagc aTACGCGGCGGAATGGTACAAATTTTCGCCTAgattaaaatgtgttttaataatGATGCTTTATAAATCTAATGTACCTCGCGGATTAAAAGCAGGTAAAATGATTCCATTATCTATATCAACTTACGAGACG gTAGTACGGACGGCCGTGTCTTACTTTACGACGTTTTTATCATTCCAAAAGTTTAACTAA
- the LOC105206979 gene encoding uncharacterized protein LOC105206979 isoform X5: MLSNFVREYNINRVLLLTIGFWPFQSKHIKNLLWTSFFLLEISFCPWQILLLYNNSNDTKMIFEGCYQFILSVNFIGRQMNHLWNSDKCYTLNRLHTCYNQFRYLYKAIDEHWDIFTNDVEIQILNDYAKLSRKVTKYYAMLLYIMMVIFLAIPLTSPLLDIVMPLNESRPRFFAFVIDFKDKNEYFLPTSCYITAIGIVATNVMVSSDTTHIMCILHVCSLFAAISTQVENIIPKDNNIKINKREYEMGLDSSNEKITYQTYIKCLKKYQLALEFVDKLDSCNTTISLITLISVIGVISSAGIQIVFVKNHLNDLIKPLVILMGSLGCLMILCYSGQILTNESQNIFYRAAVIIGDYSLSFSDSI; encoded by the exons atgttatcaaattttGTAAGAGAGTACAATATCAACCGGGTACTTTTGTTGACCATAGGTTTTTGGCCGTTTCAAAGcaaacacataaaaaatttgttgtggACTTCTTTCTTCCTGCTCGAAATAAGTTTCTGTCCGTGGCAG ATATTATTGTTGTACAATAATTCGaacgatacaaaaatgattttcgAAGGTTGTTATCAATTTATCCTCTCAGTCAATTTTATCGGAAGACAGATGAATCATTTGTGGAATAGCGACAAG tgttACACATTAAATCGTCTCCATACTTGTTACAATCAGTTTCGATACTTATATAAAGCTATTGACGAGCATTGGGATATATTTACAAATGATGTGgaaattcaaattttgaatGACTATGCCAAGTTGTCgcgaaaagttacaaaatattacgcTA TGTTACTGTATATCATGATGGTGATATTTCTAGCAATACCGTTAACTTCGCCGCTTCTAGATATCGTAATGCCTTTAAACGAATCACGTCCGCGATTCTTTGCATTTGTAATTgatttcaaagataaaaatgagTATTTTCTACCAACTTCTTGTTACATTACCGCAATAGGCATAGTGGCTACAAATGTCATGGTGAGCAGTGATACGACGCATATCATGTGCATCCTTCATGTTTGCAGTCTGTTTGCTGCCATCAG CACACAAGTTGAAAACATAATTCCAAAagataataatatcaaaataaataaacgtgaATACGAAATGGGTCTTGATTCAtcaaatgaaaaaataacataccaaacatacataaaatgtttaaaaaaatatcagctTGCTCTAGA ATTTGTTGATAAGTTAGACTCATGTAACAcaacaatttcattaattactttaatatctgtTATTGGAGTTATAAGTTCGGCTGGAATCCAG aTTGTCTTCGTAAAGAATCATCTGAACGATTTGATAAAACCTTTAGTTATTTTGATGGGTTCGTTAGGGTGTCTAATGATTTTATGCTATTCTGgtcaaatattaacaaatgaaagtcaaaatatattttatcgagc TGCTGTGATCATCGGtgattattcactgtcttttaGTGATTCCATTTAA
- the LOC105206979 gene encoding odorant receptor 4 isoform X4 → MLANFRRHYNINRVFLSISGLWPFQNKCVRNLLRICCLLVVLSLCPMEILLLYDHADDPKIIFDAGFQCVVITSFIGRTLFSIWNHDKMRQLCIAIDRHWDIFTNDVEIRIMKNYSILTRRFTILFAMLMFSVILTMIAIPLIPILLDFVKPLNESRSRFFAVEVEFRVNKDDYFLPILCHTTIVIVVGANTALGVDAMHIVCTAHACSLFAAISKQIENIIPKENNSNKISKYGCHVNMERDPLNEEIVYREYIICLKKHQLAIEFVNILDSSFKGLSLLLLLLLLASISLTGIRILYVLDQMQELIKFTLLFTFMLADLLLVCYSGQRLMDESQNIFYHAYAADWYNFSPRLKSLLLITLYRSNVPCGLKAGNMVPLSIATYAAHTS, encoded by the exons ATGCTAGCGAATTTTCGGCGacattacaatataaatcgagtATTTTTATCAATCTCGGGACTTTGGCCGTTTCAAAATAAATGTGTGAGGAATTTGTTACGAATTTGTTGTTTACTAGTGGTACTAAGTCTCTGTCCGATGGAG ATACTTCTGCTGTATGATCATGCGGAtgatccaaaaataatttttgacgcCGGTTTTCAATGCGTTGTTATAACTTCTTTTATTGGAAGGACATTGTTTAGTATTTGGAATCATGATAAA ATGCGACAATTATGCATAGCCATTGATAGACATTGGGACATATTCACAAACGATGTGGAAATtcgaattatgaaaaattactcTATTCTAACACGAAGGTTTACGATACTTTTTGCGA TGTTAATGTTTTCTGTAATATTGACAATGATAGCAATACCATTAATACCAATATTACTAGATTTTGTGAAGCCTCTTAATGAATCACGTTCACGATTCTTCGCAGTCGAAGTCGAATTTAGGGTGAATAAAGATGATTACTTTCTACCAATTCTTTGTCATACTACTATCGTAATTGTGGTGGGTGCAAACACCGCATTGGGGGTTGATGCAATGCACATCGTGTGCACCGCTCATGCGTGTAGCTTGTTTGCCGCTATCAG TAAACAAATTGAGAATATAATTCCCAAAGAgaataatagcaataaaatcAGCAAATATGGATGTCACGTGAATATGGAGCGTGATCcattaaatgaagaaatagtATATCGGGAATACATAATATGTCTGAAGAAACATCAGCTTGCTATCGa GTTCGTTAATATATTAGATTCATCATTTAAAGGactttcattacttttattattattgcttctTGCAAGTATAAGTCTGACGGGAATTCGA attctTTATGTGTTAGATCAAATGCAAGAACTGATAAAATTCACGCTCTTATTCACGTTCATGCTAGCTGATTTGTTGCTTGTATGTTATTCCGGTCAGAGATTAATGGACGAAagtcagaatatattttatcacgc ATATGCTGCAGATTGGTACAACTTCTCGCCTAgattaaaatctttattgttGATAACTCTTTATAGAAGTAATGTACCGTGTGGATTGAAGGCAGGCAACATGGTTCCGTTATCTATCGCGACTTATGCGGCG CACACAAGTTGA
- the LOC105206979 gene encoding odorant receptor 4 isoform X3 — protein MLANFRRHYNINRVFLSISGLWPFQNKCVRNLLRICCLLVVLSLCPMEILLLYDHADDPKIIFDAGFQCVVITSFIGRTLFSIWNHDKMRQLCIAIDRHWDIFTNDVEIRIMKNYSILTRRFTILFAMLMFSVILTMIAIPLIPILLDFVKPLNESRSRFFAVEVEFRVNKDDYFLPILCHTTIVIVVGANTALGVDAMHIVCTAHACSLFAAISKQIENIIPKENNSNKISKYGCHVNMERDPLNEEIVYREYIICLKKHQLAIEFVNILDSSFKGLSLLLLLLLLASISLTGIRILYVLDQMQELIKFTLLFTFMLADLLLVCYSGQRLMDESQNIFYHAYAADWYNFSPRLKSLLLITLYRSNVPCGLKAGNMVPLSIATYAAVVRIAMSYFTAFKSFKE, from the exons ATGCTAGCGAATTTTCGGCGacattacaatataaatcgagtATTTTTATCAATCTCGGGACTTTGGCCGTTTCAAAATAAATGTGTGAGGAATTTGTTACGAATTTGTTGTTTACTAGTGGTACTAAGTCTCTGTCCGATGGAG ATACTTCTGCTGTATGATCATGCGGAtgatccaaaaataatttttgacgcCGGTTTTCAATGCGTTGTTATAACTTCTTTTATTGGAAGGACATTGTTTAGTATTTGGAATCATGATAAA ATGCGACAATTATGCATAGCCATTGATAGACATTGGGACATATTCACAAACGATGTGGAAATtcgaattatgaaaaattactcTATTCTAACACGAAGGTTTACGATACTTTTTGCGA TGTTAATGTTTTCTGTAATATTGACAATGATAGCAATACCATTAATACCAATATTACTAGATTTTGTGAAGCCTCTTAATGAATCACGTTCACGATTCTTCGCAGTCGAAGTCGAATTTAGGGTGAATAAAGATGATTACTTTCTACCAATTCTTTGTCATACTACTATCGTAATTGTGGTGGGTGCAAACACCGCATTGGGGGTTGATGCAATGCACATCGTGTGCACCGCTCATGCGTGTAGCTTGTTTGCCGCTATCAG TAAACAAATTGAGAATATAATTCCCAAAGAgaataatagcaataaaatcAGCAAATATGGATGTCACGTGAATATGGAGCGTGATCcattaaatgaagaaatagtATATCGGGAATACATAATATGTCTGAAGAAACATCAGCTTGCTATCGa GTTCGTTAATATATTAGATTCATCATTTAAAGGactttcattacttttattattattgcttctTGCAAGTATAAGTCTGACGGGAATTCGA attctTTATGTGTTAGATCAAATGCAAGAACTGATAAAATTCACGCTCTTATTCACGTTCATGCTAGCTGATTTGTTGCTTGTATGTTATTCCGGTCAGAGATTAATGGACGAAagtcagaatatattttatcacgc ATATGCTGCAGATTGGTACAACTTCTCGCCTAgattaaaatctttattgttGATAACTCTTTATAGAAGTAATGTACCGTGTGGATTGAAGGCAGGCAACATGGTTCCGTTATCTATCGCGACTTATGCGGCG GTAGTACGAATCGCCATGTCTTACTTTACAGCGTTCAAGTCATTCAAAGAGTGA
- the LOC105206979 gene encoding uncharacterized protein LOC105206979 isoform X1 produces MLANFRRHYNINRVFLSISGLWPFQNKCVRNLLRICCLLVVLSLCPMEILLLYDHADDPKIIFDAGFQCVVITSFIGRTLFSIWNHDKMRQLCIAIDRHWDIFTNDVEIRIMKNYSILTRRFTILFAMLMFSVILTMIAIPLIPILLDFVKPLNESRSRFFAVEVEFRVNKDDYFLPILCHTTIVIVVGANTALGVDAMHIVCTAHACSLFAAISKQIENIIPKENNSNKISKYGCHVNMERDPLNEEIVYREYIICLKKHQLAIEFVNILDSSFKGLSLLLLLLLLASISLTGIRILYVLDQMQELIKFTLLFTFMLADLLLVCYSGQRLMDESQNIFYHAYAADWYNFSPRLKSLLLITLYRSNVPCGLKAGNMVPLSIATYAAVRKITLQLLSRYYLAISLHHYTRHLNKILERYFRDGQNYETFYNIMHKITRASFVFHLR; encoded by the exons ATGCTAGCGAATTTTCGGCGacattacaatataaatcgagtATTTTTATCAATCTCGGGACTTTGGCCGTTTCAAAATAAATGTGTGAGGAATTTGTTACGAATTTGTTGTTTACTAGTGGTACTAAGTCTCTGTCCGATGGAG ATACTTCTGCTGTATGATCATGCGGAtgatccaaaaataatttttgacgcCGGTTTTCAATGCGTTGTTATAACTTCTTTTATTGGAAGGACATTGTTTAGTATTTGGAATCATGATAAA ATGCGACAATTATGCATAGCCATTGATAGACATTGGGACATATTCACAAACGATGTGGAAATtcgaattatgaaaaattactcTATTCTAACACGAAGGTTTACGATACTTTTTGCGA TGTTAATGTTTTCTGTAATATTGACAATGATAGCAATACCATTAATACCAATATTACTAGATTTTGTGAAGCCTCTTAATGAATCACGTTCACGATTCTTCGCAGTCGAAGTCGAATTTAGGGTGAATAAAGATGATTACTTTCTACCAATTCTTTGTCATACTACTATCGTAATTGTGGTGGGTGCAAACACCGCATTGGGGGTTGATGCAATGCACATCGTGTGCACCGCTCATGCGTGTAGCTTGTTTGCCGCTATCAG TAAACAAATTGAGAATATAATTCCCAAAGAgaataatagcaataaaatcAGCAAATATGGATGTCACGTGAATATGGAGCGTGATCcattaaatgaagaaatagtATATCGGGAATACATAATATGTCTGAAGAAACATCAGCTTGCTATCGa GTTCGTTAATATATTAGATTCATCATTTAAAGGactttcattacttttattattattgcttctTGCAAGTATAAGTCTGACGGGAATTCGA attctTTATGTGTTAGATCAAATGCAAGAACTGATAAAATTCACGCTCTTATTCACGTTCATGCTAGCTGATTTGTTGCTTGTATGTTATTCCGGTCAGAGATTAATGGACGAAagtcagaatatattttatcacgc ATATGCTGCAGATTGGTACAACTTCTCGCCTAgattaaaatctttattgttGATAACTCTTTATAGAAGTAATGTACCGTGTGGATTGAAGGCAGGCAACATGGTTCCGTTATCTATCGCGACTTATGCGGCGGTAAGAAAAATTACCCTCCAGTTATTGTCACGCTATTATCTAGCTATATCATTACATCATTATACACGTCACCTGAATAAAATATTGGAGAGATATTTTCGAGATGGACAAAACTATGAaactttttataacattatgcataaaataactCGTGCTTCTTTCGTATTTCATTTAAGGTAG
- the LOC120359826 gene encoding odorant receptor 85b-like produces the protein MGSLGCLMILCYSGQILTDESQNIFYRAYAAEWYKFSPRLKCVLIMMLYKSNVPRGLKAGKMIPLSISTYETVVRTAMSYFTTFLSFQKFN, from the exons atgggtTCGTTAGGGTGTCTAATGATTTTATGCTATTCTGGTCAAATATTAACAGATGaaagtcaaaatatattttatcgagc aTACGCGGCGGAATGGTACAAATTTTCGCCTAgattaaaatgtgttttaataatGATGCTTTATAAATCTAATGTACCTCGCGGATTAAAAGCAGGTAAAATGATTCCATTATCTATATCAACTTACGAGACG gTAGTACGGACGGCCATGTCTTACTTTACGACGTTTTTATCATTCCAAAAGTTTAACTAA
- the LOC113005936 gene encoding uncharacterized protein LOC113005936 yields MPLNESRPRFFAFVIDFKDKNEYFLPISCYISAIGIVATNVIVSSDTTHIMCILHVCSLFAAISTQVENIIPKNNNIKINKRAYKMDLDSSNEKITYQTYITCLKKYQLALE; encoded by the exons ATGCCTTTAAACGAATCACGTCCGCGATTCTTTGCATTTGTAATTGATTTCAAGGATAAAAATGAGTATTTTCTACCAATTTCTTGTTACATTAGCGCAATAGGCATAGTGGCTACAAATGTCATAGTGAGCAGTGATACGACGCATATCATGTGCATCCTTCATGTTTGCAGTCTGTTTGCTGCCATCAG CACACAAGTTGAAAACATAattccaaaaaataataatatcaaaataaataaacgtgcATACAAAATGGATCTTGATTCGtcaaatgaaaaaataacataCCAAACATACataacatgtttaaaaaaatatcagctTGCTCTAGAGTAA
- the LOC120356810 gene encoding odorant receptor 67a-like isoform X2, which produces MLENFRRHYNINRVFLSISGLWPFQNKCVRNLLRICCLLVELSIYPMEILLLYDHADDPKIIFDAGFQCVAITSFIGRILFSIWNHDKMRQLCIAIDRHWDIFTNDVEIRIMKNYSILTQRFTILFAMLIFSVILIMIAIPLIPILLDFVKPLNESRSRFFAVEVEFRVNKDDYFLPILCYTTIVIMVGANTALGVDAMHVVCTAHACSLFAAISKQIENIIPKENNSNKISKYGCHVNMERDPLNEEIVYRKYIICLKKHQLAIEFVNILDSSFKGLSLLLLLLLLANISLTGIRILYVLDQMQELIKFTLLFTCMLADLLLVCYSGQRLMDESQNIFYHAYAADWYNFSPRLKSLLLITLYRSNVPCELKAGNMVPLSIATYAAVVRIAMSYFTAFKSFKE; this is translated from the exons ATGCTAGAGAATTTTCGGCGacattacaatataaatcgagtATTTTTATCAATCTCGGGACTTTGGCCGTTTCAAAATAAATGTGTGAGGAATTTGTTACGAATTTGTTGTTTACTAGTGGAACTAAGTATCTATCCGATGGAG ATACTTCTGCTGTATGATCATGCGGAtgatccaaaaataatttttgacgcCGGTTTTCAATGCGTTGCTATAACTTCTTTTATTGGAAGGATATTGTTTAGTATTTGGAATCATGATAAA ATGCGACAATTATGCATAGCCATTGATAGACATTGGGACATATTCACAAACGATGTGGAAATtcgaattatgaaaaattactcTATTCTAACACAAAGGTTTACGATACTTTTTGCGA TGttaatattttctgtaatattgATAATGATAGCAATACCATTAATACCAATATTACTAGATTTTGTGAAGCCTCTTAATGAATCACGTTCACGATTCTTCGCAGTCGAAGTCGAATTTAGGGTGAATAAAGATGATTACTTTCTACCAATTCTTTGTTATACTACTATCGTAATTATGGTAGGTGCAAACACCGCATTGGGGGTTGATGCAATGCACGTCGTGTGCACCGCTCATGCGTGTAGCTTGTTTGCCGCTATCAG TAAACAAATTGAGAATATAATTCCCAAAGAgaataatagcaataaaataagcaaatatGGATGTCATGTGAATATGGAGCGTGATCcattaaatgaagaaatagtATATCGGAAATACATAATATGTCTGAAGAAACATCAGCTTGCTATAGa GTTCGTTAATATATTAGATTCATCATTTAAAGGactttcattacttttattattattgcttctTGCAAATATAAGTCTGACTGGAATTCGA attctTTATGTGTTAGATCAAATGCAAGAACTGATAAAATTCACGCTCTTATTCACGTGCATGCTAGCTGATTTGTTGCTTGTATGTTATTCCGGTCAGAGATTAATGGACGAAagtcagaatatattttatcacgc ATACGCTGCAGATTGGTACAACTTCTCGCCTAgattaaaatctttattgttGATAACTCTTTATAGAAGTAATGTACCGTGTGAATTGAAGGCAGGCAACATGGTTCCGTTATCTATCGCGACTTATGCGGCG GTAGTACGAATCGCCATGTCTTACTTTACAGCGTTCAAGTCATTCAAAGAGTGA
- the LOC120356810 gene encoding odorant receptor 67a-like isoform X1, whose product MLENFRRHYNINRVFLSISGLWPFQNKCVRNLLRICCLLVELSIYPMEILLLYDHADDPKIIFDAGFQCVAITSFIGRILFSIWNHDKMRQLCIAIDRHWDIFTNDVEIRIMKNYSILTQRFTILFAMLIFSVILIMIAIPLIPILLDFVKPLNESRSRFFAVEVEFRVNKDDYFLPILCYTTIVIMVGANTALGVDAMHVVCTAHACSLFAAISKQIENIIPKENNSNKISKYGCHVNMERDPLNEEIVYRKYIICLKKHQLAIEFVNILDSSFKGLSLLLLLLLLANISLTGIRILYVLDQMQELIKFTLLFTCMLADLLLVCYSGQRLMDESQNIFYHAYAADWYNFSPRLKSLLLITLYRSNVPCELKAGNMVPLSIATYAAVRKMHKNYETFYNIMHKITRASFVFHLR is encoded by the exons ATGCTAGAGAATTTTCGGCGacattacaatataaatcgagtATTTTTATCAATCTCGGGACTTTGGCCGTTTCAAAATAAATGTGTGAGGAATTTGTTACGAATTTGTTGTTTACTAGTGGAACTAAGTATCTATCCGATGGAG ATACTTCTGCTGTATGATCATGCGGAtgatccaaaaataatttttgacgcCGGTTTTCAATGCGTTGCTATAACTTCTTTTATTGGAAGGATATTGTTTAGTATTTGGAATCATGATAAA ATGCGACAATTATGCATAGCCATTGATAGACATTGGGACATATTCACAAACGATGTGGAAATtcgaattatgaaaaattactcTATTCTAACACAAAGGTTTACGATACTTTTTGCGA TGttaatattttctgtaatattgATAATGATAGCAATACCATTAATACCAATATTACTAGATTTTGTGAAGCCTCTTAATGAATCACGTTCACGATTCTTCGCAGTCGAAGTCGAATTTAGGGTGAATAAAGATGATTACTTTCTACCAATTCTTTGTTATACTACTATCGTAATTATGGTAGGTGCAAACACCGCATTGGGGGTTGATGCAATGCACGTCGTGTGCACCGCTCATGCGTGTAGCTTGTTTGCCGCTATCAG TAAACAAATTGAGAATATAATTCCCAAAGAgaataatagcaataaaataagcaaatatGGATGTCATGTGAATATGGAGCGTGATCcattaaatgaagaaatagtATATCGGAAATACATAATATGTCTGAAGAAACATCAGCTTGCTATAGa GTTCGTTAATATATTAGATTCATCATTTAAAGGactttcattacttttattattattgcttctTGCAAATATAAGTCTGACTGGAATTCGA attctTTATGTGTTAGATCAAATGCAAGAACTGATAAAATTCACGCTCTTATTCACGTGCATGCTAGCTGATTTGTTGCTTGTATGTTATTCCGGTCAGAGATTAATGGACGAAagtcagaatatattttatcacgc ATACGCTGCAGATTGGTACAACTTCTCGCCTAgattaaaatctttattgttGATAACTCTTTATAGAAGTAATGTACCGTGTGAATTGAAGGCAGGCAACATGGTTCCGTTATCTATCGCGACTTATGCGGCGGTAAGAAAAATGCACAAAAACTATGAaactttttataacattatgcataaaataactCGTGCTTCTTTCGTATTTCATTTAAGGTAG
- the LOC113003612 gene encoding odorant receptor 63a has translation MLENFLREYNINRILLSITGLWPYQNKVVRSLLWTFCFLLEISYYPFEILLFHDHSDDAQLIFEGGYQTLILTNFVIRHLNDVLHSDKMRCLYEAIDEHWNIFTDDIEIRILKEYSCLSQKIVIYYSMLFFSSLVVIIILPLTPIFLDILMPLNESRPRFFAMEVEFRVNKDEYFLPIFCYTNLVIVVGVFIALGFDSMHITCTAHACSLFAAISKQIENVLLKVDDNNNIEKSEHVNKKLELLNEEITYRKYIKCLKKHQLAIEFVEILNSSYQECALAILIVLLGILSLVGIRIIYVLHELGTLIKFVFIFITTLCVLLVPCYSGQRIMDESQNIFYRAYATEWYKFSHRLKSLLLITLYRSNKPCGLKAGNMIPLSIATYATVVRMSMSYYTALLSMQD, from the exons ATGTTAGAAAATTTTCTACGAGAGTACAATATCAATCGGATATTGTTATCGATCACAGGTCTCTGGCCGTATCAGAACAAGGTTGTGAGAAGTTTATTATGGACATTCTGTTTCCTGCTCGAAATAAGTTATTATCCGTTCGAG ATATTACTATTTCACGATCATTCGGACGATGCGCAATTGATTTTCGAAGGTGGCTATCAAACTCTGATTTTAACTAATTTTGTCATAAGGCATTTAAATGACGTTTTGCACAGTGACaag ATGCGATGTCTGTACGAAGCCATTGACGAGCATTGGAATATATTTACAGATGATATAGAAATTCgaattttgaaagaatattCTTGTCTGTCgcaaaaaattgtgatatattATTCAA tgctatttttttcttcgttagtggtaattataatattaccatTAACACCGATATTCCTGGATATTTTAATGCCTCTTAACGAATCACGTCCACGATTTTTCGCGATGGAAGTTGAATTCAGGGTGAATAAAGATGAATATTTTCTGccaattttttgttatactaATCTTGTAATTGTGGTGGGTGTATTCATTGCGTTAGGCTTTGATTCAATGCATATAACATGCACTGCTCATGCATGTAGTTTATTTGCAGCTATCAG tAAGCAAATCGAAAATGTACTGTTAAAAGTGGATGACAATAATAACATCGAAAAAAGTGAACATGTAAATAAGAAACTTGAGTTGTTGAACGAAGAAATAACATACCggaaatacataaaatgtttaaaaaaacatcagCTTGCTATAGA atttgtggaaatattaaattcatCATATCAAGAATGTGCATTAGCTATATTGATAGTACTTCTTGGAATTTTGAGTCTGGTTGGAATTCgt attatttatgtattacatgAATTGGGaacattgataaaatttgtgtttatatTCATAACAACATTATGTGTTTTGCTAGTCCCATGTTACTCCGGTCAGAGAATAATGGATGAAAGTCAGAATATATTCTATAGagc GTATGCAACAGAATGGTACAAGTTCTCACATAGGCTAAAATCATTACTACTAATAACTCTTTACAGAAGTAATAAACCATGCGGATTAAAAGCAGGCAACATGATTCCGTTATCCATCGCGACTTACGCAAcg GTCGTACGAATGTCTATGTCTTACTACACAGCATTATTATCAATGCAAGACTGA